Proteins encoded by one window of Flavobacterium sp. N502540:
- a CDS encoding O-methyltransferase, producing the protein MHFISQDLEDYIEQHSENEPELLAKLNKETYQKILLPRMLSGHFQGRVLSMLSKLIRPVNILEIGTYTGYAALCLCEGMQENGQLHTIDIKEELVDFQRKYFDASPWGKQIFQHLGEAVEIIPTLDVKFDLVFIDADKENYINYWEMIVPKMNKGGIILSDNVLWSGKILEPVHPNDVSTKVLLEYNLLLKNDPRVETVLLPIRDGLTVSRVL; encoded by the coding sequence ATGCATTTTATTTCACAAGACCTGGAAGATTATATCGAGCAACATTCTGAAAACGAACCGGAATTGTTGGCTAAACTAAATAAGGAAACATACCAAAAAATATTACTGCCAAGAATGCTTAGCGGGCATTTTCAGGGGCGTGTTTTAAGCATGCTCTCGAAATTGATTCGTCCTGTGAACATTCTCGAAATTGGAACTTATACCGGTTATGCAGCTTTATGTCTGTGTGAGGGAATGCAGGAAAACGGGCAACTGCACACCATTGACATTAAAGAAGAATTAGTCGATTTTCAACGTAAATATTTTGATGCATCACCTTGGGGAAAACAAATTTTCCAGCATTTAGGAGAAGCTGTCGAAATCATTCCAACTTTAGACGTCAAGTTTGATTTAGTTTTTATCGATGCCGATAAAGAAAATTATATCAATTATTGGGAAATGATCGTTCCAAAGATGAACAAAGGCGGTATTATTTTATCGGATAATGTTTTGTGGAGCGGAAAAATACTGGAACCGGTTCATCCAAATGACGTTAGCACCAAAGTCCTTTTGGAGTACAATCTACTCTTGAAAAATGACCCCAGAGTCGAAACGGTTTTACTGCCTATCCGTGATGGACTGACTGTGAGCCGTGTTCTTTAG